The genomic segment ATTTTCTACTGTAGTTACAAAACCATCTCTTAGCGATGCATAATCCTCTGCTATAAGTAAATAGAATTTATCTCTGCGTTATAAGTAGCATTAAAGGTATAAATTTAACCAACACACAGTTAGCCTCTACATAGAAAAAAAGAGTGTCTGTCCTAATTACTCCAGAATAATTGATGTTGTGTACAGAAGTAATACAGATGATTTATAAGCTAACTGATTTAGAAGACACTAATTTTCTGGATAGCGACCTACTGATGCACACCAGAAGACCAAGCAGAGGAAGAATGTAAAAGCACCATACATGTGAAAATCATGGTGGTTCATCCATAAGAAGCATATGCAGTTAAAAGGACATCATATTGCAAATTGTTTTACATTCTGGTATGGCAATAGGGTTATATGAGAAAATGTAGTGAAAAAGAATGGCAGCACAATATTTGCAATAATCCCCCAAACAAATAtaagaagaaggaagagagagagagagagagagattgaaaTAGATAGTAGGAAAGTTGTACAAGAATGGGTCCATGGATAATTGTATGAAGAAAAGTTTAACCAAAAAAAGGTACATAAAAGTAATCCATCGTTAACTCATTATCTAATGGACATGGCCAAATAAACAACCCAATTCCATGACTATTTTATAAGAATCAATTGTCTGACTAACACTAACAAGCGGTTTATTTCTCAATCTAGTAagcttatttttaaaaaaaaaaagaatcgaAGAGACGATTTACCTGTGACCAATTGTGAAGCGAATAACAATACCCTTCTCGCGCTCTAATTGCAAAAGCTTTTCCCCTGAACAAGAAAGCATGAAAATTCAGCCAAAAGACCACCACAACATCAAGATCAAAAAACCAATTGGAAATAAAAGTTAACACAAGTACAATACCTTGAGGCATCCATGTCTCTCTAACCGAATCACGACGCTTCCTACTGCTGAAAGCAGTATTGATTCCAATTACTATAAACACCTTCTTCCTCGGAGTTCCTTCTTGAGGCAACGTTGGTTTGGTATCTGAACCCTCAGACAATCCCATCTCCCTAGAACTCCGAGTGGCCGCCAACTCCATCTGAATCATTGCCATTTGCTTGTCTAGAGATCTGACACGGCTCCGCATTCAAAACCAGCCAGATTGTTTAATAAAAAgaacaaataaaataacaaattttgATGATTTGTATCCAAAGTAGACCAGATAGCTCAAGTTATTACTCACTGAATTGATTTATGGGTCTTGTAAATTTCGTTCATCACATCCTTTTCTTGTACGGGCTTCTGATTCAAATCATGAAAAACTTCAAATCCAATGAAACGCCGAAAATGTACACAGAATATATGAGTAGGAAAAATTCAAAACTACCTTCTTGGTTGCACAATCCTCGGTGACGACTTGAAGCTCCTGCTCATGGCGACGACTCGAGATGAGTTGATTGTTGGACTCAGGTGGCGTCCACACTCTAGAAGAACTATCCAAAATCAGAGCCTCATCATTAAATATTCAAAATCATTACtttgctttttttttaaaaaaaaaaaaaaaattccatagcAGAATGAATGAAATCAAGTCAaaccaacaaaaacaaaaactacaAAAGCTTCCATGAAGTAAGAAAAACAAACCTAATAGTGATGAGAACGCCGAGGAAAAAAGAAGACATGCAAACAAATGGAATCCATTTGGCGGAGATTCTGCCGGAGCTCCGACCCTTCATTTGTGAGGAGAAGAGAGGCTCTGAAATAGGGAGTTTAAAAAATGAAACTGAAAAGGCCTTAACCGAATTCGGATTATTTATAATAACGAATACGGAAAGGGAAAGAATTGAAATCGAGACTTGATTTGGTGGTTTCGTTTTCTTTCCGTTGTGTATTTAACTCAACGGGTTCAATTAAAAAGAAGAAAGCCGCGTTTGAATTTAGAATAATGAGAAGCGttgaataataatataataaagaagaaaaaatattatGAAAATGAAAGGAAATTAGGACCAACCAAAAACAGAATTCAGaaattattatgttattaaatatgagagagagagagagagagagagagagagagagagagaggcgagTTTGCGAGGTATCGTTCGTGCGGCATGTAGATGTAGATGAAGATGAAGATGCAGCGAGCGAGGACGCCATAGGGCCCGATTAGGAAGAGACTTTTGGGCCTTCTTTTCTAAATTTATTGGTGTGGACGACAGTCACGCCACTTCTTATGATTTCTGtctttttttttataacaaagaaaatggttttcttttttctttaaaaaaaaagtaaataaataagaAAGAGAAAAACTTATGACTTTTCTAGTCAAAATTAGGAGAGGGGTAACTGTATTATTAGTAAAGTTCGTGCCAAGTGCAATGTTAAGACAACAACAAATTAGGAAATAGTAAAACACTTTGGGATTTTCTATTGAAAAAGTTTGACAAGGCTAGATGAACAAATTTGCACCACAAAAAATAGCAATGCAAAATAAGTAAAACGTTGTTATGTGATATTCTAAAATATATATAGCAGGAACTAAAACCTTGATTGCATGACTAAAGAACAACTACAAAaacaaacttctttttttttttggggtaAATAGCATATGGAATCTTAACCTTACCTTAGTGTATCTTTTAAGTCCCCAAACTAATTTTTGTGGCATTTGGATCCCAAACTTATAATAATTTGGTATCTACCTTAGTCCTTAACTAACTCTTTACATCCAATGACAATTAAATGTCACGTCTCAAGCATAAAAGTAAGGATTTGAGTGATACACTTTAGAAAATTTGGGACCATAAgtgttatttatataaataaataaatgtactttatttatcatttattaaaGTTCTTTTCTTTTCCAAAATAGATAACAGTATCATTTACCAAGTGTTGGTCAAAAAcgattttaaaaagaataaaattagTTATGATCTATTAAAGAAAGAAACTAGGGATCAcaccttttttttttgtcatttttagtaatttttatttataattcgatgatattttaattatttaaaataaaatttaacctaagttTCCTCCATTTTGATCTAATACAAAATGACATATAAATACAATATCAAAATgacaaataaatacataaatacaatatttatatgtCATTTTGTATTAGAGCAAAATGGAGGAaacttaggttaaattttattttaaataaataatatattattattgaatTAAAAGAACTCTAATTTTAACAAAAATGAcgtataaaataaatttataatacaatatttattatatatttgtataaaatgacattatttatattcaatttttttaaataacttCTAATATGACATTATATATTTGTCATTTTGTATTTGAGCAAAATAGAATAAACTTAGTTaaactttattttaaataattaaaacaccatcaattaaaaaaaaactaaaaatgattatataaaataaattttggTCTCTAGTTCACTTTTTTTTCATAgactttaatttattttaactaatcgtttatttttttaatttaacttaTTTTGGGTAATTTAAAATAAACTTTGACCAAAACTTGTTAAATGATACTTTTATCTATTTTTGGAAAAGAAATGaagtttattaaataataaataatgtataTTTTATGTAAATAGCACTTAAGATTCTCAATTTTTCTCATGTGTATCAGTTAGGTCCCATTTTATATGCATGCCATGTGGCATTTCAATAGTTATTGGATGAAAAATGTTATTTGGGGGATTGATGTGATACTAAAATATAAATTTGAGGATCTAAATGTTGTAAAAATTAGTTTAAGGATTTAAATGATACGCTAAAATAAGGTTGGGGATTCCAAGTActgtttatactttttttttggtCTATAATAGAGCATGTGTGGTCTCtttcttttaagaaataaaatagaaaagaaatatactaatatacattttttatatagatttttattttgataagaTTTTCGAGGGTGATCAATTCTAAATAAGATATAAGAGCCTTGatcacacaaaaatatataataattcttAATGTTATTAAACTATCGAGGTAATTAAGCATTTTAGATTtcatttattttaagtttttggttttataatttatttacattttttaaaaatatattagtaTATTTGAAGTAataatattttgtatttaaaaataaaactttaacTGGAAATAAATAGTAGAGACTCGTTTGGCTATTTCAAAAAACATAaggttatttaaaaaataataattcaaattccGTGATCAACCTGGTAACagacttaaataaaataaataaataaataaatgataattttccttaattaattaatgtgTGACCACCAAATAAAAGCATCTCTAAtccatgaaatttaaattaactcgTTTCCCTTGTTGGAAAGTCACATCAATTAATgcctatcaattttattttattttggcaATTAACTCCTTTTAATTTTGCATGTCCtactttattatatattatttattaatttgtgCTAGAAACTTGCTTCACTTTATTTGTTtggtaattttttatatatataatataaaatttatgTATGCTTTTCAAAATAAGTAAACGCACTTATTAGTATTTGTTGGAATGAACAAGACAGCATTAACTCTTGTTAACTTGTTAACACTTGTTAACTTCTTTCTAGTGTGTTTTCTTTAAGTTATTATCAAAACAAATgaaaatagtaataaaaaatATCTTGTTATCATTTTGGCCTTGTGTTTTTTTGGAATACACGATTgacttttgtattttgttaaatgataattcagactttatattttacaaaatatatcaaaatagtaCACTAAACCcaattttagtcaaaatattttcaaatataatattttactCTTATCTTCTCGATCACCTTTTCCGTTACtataaacttatttattttttaataactcaataattgattttataattgaaaatattttaacaaaaatcggGTCTAGGtactattttgatttattttgtaaaacacgTAGTTTGAATTgacatttaacaaaacacatggaCCGATTGCATACTTGGGAAAAACATAGAGGCAAAATGATATTTTctcttatatataataatattttgaaaataaaaaatagttatttcaataatatatgtttaattatattcTAAAATTTTCTTTCTTCTAAAGATACGAATTTGGAGGTAGCTAATCTCTTTTGGGAACTAATTCTGCGTACattgtatataaatatttaattatatatatttatataaattttagtTGTTAGATTGTTATTCAGTAATTCACTTTgttgattaattaaaaaaaattaataaattaatcatAATAACTTAATATCTGAAACGAATAACCATACAAATGTAACTAGTATAgaaacataattattaaaaacTCTTTCTTATTTATATATTAGTGTCATGATGAGAAGAATAAGTAAAAACTGTCTGTTAATTACTTCAAAAGTTGCAATTAACATTATGATATCTCTGTGGCGGTTATAAGTGGTTGATTAGAATTAGTTTGACATAAATAGTATTCGTTGGCCTGATTGGTTGGCGAttgaaaaattacattttttaaaattgtgtttctgaaataaaaatatgaatttatagtctaaaaacatatttttgaaaatgtgattgattcagTAACtatttttgggttttaaaaaactgaatatgtgattgataGAAAAtctgaaattataaaaaaatgataGATTTGTAGGATTTTAGGATACAATGATTTGGAATAAGAGAAAACGTGatattcttattttttattttagaacacaaaattagaattcttatttaaattttattttcaaaaccatcTTACCAATCACTTATTCTTGTATGTCTCActgttttcaaaattttaaattgaTAAAATTAGATTCGGATATTATACCAATCAGAGCCATAAATATCTTTGTTTCCAACGAAATTAAGAACCTAAAATATTAAGGGATTAATTACATAAAACATTGCATGTttagaatttttttgaaatatatGGTGAatacaaataattataaatatacgGTGCTTTCAAAAAATACACAAAGattagtaaaaagaaaaaaacaagaaTACAACTCATTAATtgatgagtttttattttttcgCGTACTCATAAAAAGAAACATTATTAATTgatgtaatttaattatattgatgtgatataataatattcaatcattttctcttcaattttttttaatttttatatatttaaaatgaatgaattattaatattaaacaaattattatatttaataaatataatttatttctATATtagtagttatatattttttctaatatttGTTACTTGGTTTATGCAATGtaacatttttgtatatatatatatttttttgatcaAAGAAAAGAATATATTGATCAATGAAACTAATACAACCAAAGCTGAGAGGAAGAGCAACCTACAACAGCCTGAACCAGACCAAATTAACTACAAAACAGCAACAAACTAACACAGAAAAAGGAGCAATCTCCTCGCACAAAAACCTCAACAGAAATCACAGATTACAAGCAAACCTCAGCATTTGTTTTTCTCTATAAGTACACCTACTACCAGCTAAGTTTAAAACTCTAGCTTTTATAGAATATCTAATCAAGTGATCTATTTGGTACACTGGCAAACAGGACTGATTAAGCCAACAATGATTCCTGTTCAGCCAAATATGGTACACTGCGGCTGCACAAGCTGCATGAATCAACAAAGAGAACCAGCCATCCCGAGGCACTGCCATCCACTTGATCCACTCCCTGAACTTAGTTGGCCAAGAAAAACCTCTCAGCCAAGTCTGGACAGCAAGAAGCACTTTCCTGGAAAATATACAATCAAAGAATAAATGAGAGTGAGTCTCCTCCCCTTGACCACAAACTGGGCAGCAAATAGAAGGAAGATGAATATGACAAGCTTGAAGCCAGTCCCTGGTATTTAGCTTCTGGTTCACTGCCATCCACAGAATAAACTGGTGCTTAGGGGCCGAAAGTTTACACCAGACAGACTTTCCATAATGCACCAGCTCTCCAGGACAAACTAAAGAGTACAAAGTGCTCATATGGATTCTCCCATTTCTGGTTGCTGATTTCATCACAGCATCAAGCCAAATGTGACTTAGCTTGATGATCCTCCTCCAGTACCAGCTGGTGTCCTGCTTCAGTCTATAATCCCAAATTGAAATACCCTTTAGGTAGATACCATTTACCCATTTCACCCATAACAAGTCTTGCTTAGAAGTAATAGCCCAAATGTACTTAGCCATCATAACTTTGTTCCATGAAGCACTATCTTTGAACCCCAACCCTCCATAACACTTCGGTCTGCACACATGCTCCCAAGAAATTCTATGCATTTTACTTCTATTATCTTTCTCACCCCACAGGAATTTCAAACACAAACTATCAATGGCTTTCACCACTTTTTGAGGTAAGATAAAGAtattcatccaatgagaacgaaTGCCCAACAAAACTGAAATTATCAACTGAACCCGACCTGCATAAGATAAGTGGCGACTAGACCACCCTTTCAAACGAGTTCTCTTCTTATCAATCAGGATAACACAGTCACAAGCCCTCCATTTAGTAGGTCTCAAAGGAATACCCAAATACCTCAAGGGAAACTGCCCTTCTTGGAGACAACAATCTTGCAGCAAACTGTCCTTCTCCCCTGCAACCAGACCCCCTAAATAAATTCTGGACTTGGACTTATTAATAGACAAACCAAAAGTGTTAGTAAACTCTGAAAAAGCCTGCTGAATTAGCCTGACCGAAGACTTGTTAGCTTTGCAAAACAGTAAGAGATCATCGGCGAAGCAAAGACTAACCAAGTTTAAAGATTTACATAAGGGATGAAACTTGAACTCTTTCTCCCTAGAAGTCTTTAACAACAATCTTGTTAAATAATCCATCACTATTACAAACAAGAGGGGAGAGATTGGGTCTCCTTGTTTAAGCCCTCTAGCACCTTTAAACCTCCCTTGAATGCTACCATTCAACACCAAAGCATAAGAAGAGCCTCTTAGACAAATCATAATCCATTTAATAAATCTCTTAGGAAAGCACAAAGCATTAAGAAGGTTCTCCAAAAAATTCCAATCTATAGAATCATAAGCCTTGCTTATATCTATCTTCATAATGCAACGAGGAGAAACATTTCTCCTATTATAACCTTTTAACAAATCTTGGAGAATAAGAACGTTATGGGCAAGGAACCTATTCTTAATGAACGCCCCTTGATTTTGGCTAATCAAAGCAGGAAGAACAAGATTAAGTCTATTGCAAAGCATTTTGGAAATGCATTTATATAAGGTGTTGCAGCAAGCAATAGGCCTAAACTCAGAAGCATTAGTAGGGTGATCCACTTTCGGAATAAGAGTAAGCAAAGTACTATTCAGCGAGAGAGGTATTCTAGCAGATTCAAAGAAATCCATAACAGCCCAAGTAATATCCTTCCATAAAGCTTTAAAAAAAACCAGCCCCAAACCCATCCGGACCAGGACTTTTCAAAGAATGGATGCTAAACATAGCTAATTTCACCTCCTTGACAGTAAAAGGTATAATCAAACCCAACTAGTCCTCACTGCTCAGAACAGAATCCTGCCCAATAGCTTGAAAATCTATATTGCCTGAAGCTGCACTGGTTGATCCCAAAAAATTTCTGAAGTGATTCAGAAAGTGAGCCGAAACCTTATCATAATCATCTACTATCTTCCCATCAGCCGAAACATAGGAAACCACTCTATTAGctaattttcttttcttcagactggaatgaaaaaaagaagaattgGAATCCCCAAACCTTAACCAATCAATTTTACTCTTTTGGGAAATATAGCTAGCATATAACTTCTCATGTCTCTTAAACTCCAGATAAGCCATTCTATCATTATTACTAACCTCTCTGTTGGAAGGATCAGCAAGGCAGATAGAATGAGCTTGTTGATAAGCAAGTTTGCTTCTCTCATAGTTACTCACCACGTCCCCCATAATCTTCCAGTTAAAGCTCTTCAACGTATGTTTAAGCCGAAGTAACTTCCAACTAATATGGTCTAATCCCCTTCCAGGAAAGCTAAGAGGTTGATTCCAGTTTTTAAGGAAAACTTCTCTAAACTGAGGATGCACAATCCACATGTTATAAAAACAAAAGGGACGCACCCCAACCTTAATTTCAGGCAGCTGCTTAATCACTATCATGGAATGGTCTGACCCTACCTCCCACTGAACCCCTACCGAAGCTAAGGGATGCTCATCCATCCAAGTCTCATTAGCGGACACCCTATCCAATTTGGAAAAGATACGATCCCCACCTTCTTGGTTATTGGACCAGGTATAAAACGGCCCCATAGTCTTCATTTCTTCCACCAATCCAAGATCAAGCCAATGTCTAGCATCTTCCATTTCTTTGTCAGTGATCGGACGACCCCCCATTCTATCATTCAGACTAAAAGTTGCATTGAAATCACCAAGAACCAACCAAGCATTACTAGGCTTCGATAAGTGCTCCAAATCCATCCATAAGGATCTCCTCATTTCCAAATTATTTGAACCATAAACAAAAGTAATACAGAAAACCTTTTGATTATGTATCCGAACTTGACAGTGTAAAAGTTGATCACTCTCCTGTAAAACTTGCAACTACACCACATTAGCATTCCAAATCACCAGAATTCTACCTTCCACAATATTACTACTGTAGTACTCCCACCCATAAAACATAGCGTTCATAACCTCCGTCAATTTAATTCCCCTGATTTTTGTTTCAAGAAAAGCACCAAGCCCAACTTTATTCAACCTACACACATCCAGAATAAGCTTCTGTTTATTCACTTTATTCATccctctaacattccaactcaGAATATTGGTGTAATCCATGAGAATTAGACTGAGTTGGAACTAAATTAGCTGGTTTCTGACCCTCCTGAAGAACACTAAATTTGTTTTTGGTTTGTTTAACCTGGACTTGAACACCTTGCTTCTTAATTCTAGTTGTTTTCGGGGAAATCCAGTTATCACCTACTGGAATAGAAGTAACCTGGGCTTCAACTGGCTGAGATGAGCTGGAAGGAACCCCAGCTCCAGGCGAAACAATCTGAACAGTATCAGATGCATCCTCTAGTTGGCCAGCTGCCATCTCAACCTCAACTTGGTCCTTATTCACACCTTCACTATTTCCTTCCACTTGCTTCCCCTCTTTCTTCCGCCAAACAGGCTGAGAAACAAACTTGCAAGACGACACAGAGTGACCCACTTTCTTGCAATTTGAGCACTTAGTAGGGAGCCATTCATACTCAATCATTTGTTCAGCGATTTGCCCATTCTCATTAAAATAACTTATGAATTTCGGCAGGGTATCGGCAATCTCCATCTCAACTAAGATTCTAGCAAACTTAATCATAGAACGATTTTGAGTAATCTTGTCAATCATAATGGGTTTTCCTATTGTGATAACTAGGGCACTCAGACAATTCACTCCCCAATATTGCAACCCAAGGTCGGGCAGCCTAATCCAGATAGGGACTGATTTGATGGATTTCAGAGACTCAACATCAGTGGTCCAAGGTCGTAGAACCATTGGTTTCCTATCAAAATGCACCACCCCTGACTCCAACACAAGATCTCTTGTTGCCTCATCTCTGAATTTCACCATAGTAAACCCATCATTCATTCTAGCAATACTCACAATGCCTAGTTTACCCCAAATCCTTTTCACAAAACCCTCAAACACTGCCAGAGGAGGATTAGCCCCAATTACCACACATATAATCGCAGACTTCCAGAAGGAAGCTTCTATTTCAATCTCCTCCAAATCCAATTTCGCAATAATCTAGCCATCCTTCTGAAGAGGTTCTGAGTAGTGTAATTTCGTTCCACCGTAAGAGGGAATCGAATCTCGAAACTTAGCCCACGTTTCCTTTGCAGAGTCCTGGTAGGATTGTTCTTCAACTTCAGCAGCCCAGTTCGCTGTTTCATGAACCATCTCAGATTCGTGGTTCTGCACGTCTTCCACGAACCGAACTTCCTCATCCTGTTCCTCCGTAAACCCGAAGACCTCAGATTCTTCAATCACAGATTGCTCTGGACGAGTTTGGTCAGTATTCTCACCATTAGATGAAGGGAGCTCCACAGAGACCGTAGAATTTGCAAGCTTCAGCCCTAGTTTTTGCCTCCTCGCCATGGAAGAGAGAGAGCCGGAGCAACAcactttttattctatagtttttaatatttttgtatatattagttacaaaataaaatagtaTATTTTAGTAAGAAActtagttttataaatttttgttacaAATATGTACTAAATTCAcaacttaattttataaatttttgtaacaatcatgttaaataaatttataaatatatgtaaatattagttacaaaaataaacgttttggttgtgaaattagttttgtaaattgttgttacaaaattgtaaaacttgtttaaaaaaatattgtatttcaccactatatatattcaataaagtgttttataaagaatgaatatcttaaatttatatttttaagttgtatagtaTAAATATGAATGTTCCTGCAATTTATTCGTACAATATTATAACAATatggaaaagtataatatttttatgtacattttggttatgacttcttaactataaaatatttttcagaaatattagttataaaaatatctttcttagttgtaaaactagatttgttaattattgttacaaaaataaaaaatttagttatgaatttgtttgtaagttttatctacaaaaaaaaatctacaactctataactgattttttgtaaatattatt from the Humulus lupulus chromosome X, drHumLupu1.1, whole genome shotgun sequence genome contains:
- the LOC133805720 gene encoding uncharacterized protein LOC133805720, which translates into the protein MDFFESARIPLSLNSTLLTLIPKVDHPTNASEFRPIACCNTLYKCISKMLCNRLNLVLPALISQNQGAFIKNRFLAHNVLILQDLLKGYNRRNVSPRCIMKIDISKAYDSIDWNFLENLLNALCFPKRFIKWIMICLRGSSYALVLNGSIQGRFKGARGLKQGDPISPLLFVIVMDYLTRLLLKTSREKEFKFHPLCKSLNLVSLCFADDLLLFCKANKSSVRLIQQAFSEFTNTFGLSINKSKSRIYLGGLVAGEKDSLLQDCCLQEGQFPLRYLGIPLRPTKWRACDCVILIDKKRTRLKGWSSRHLSYAGRVQLIISVLLGIRSHWMNIFILPQKVVKAIDSLCLKFLWGEKDNRSKMHRISWEHVCRPKCYGGLGFKDSASWNKVMMAKYIWAITSKQDLLWVKWVNGIYLKGISIWDYRLKQDTSWYWRRIIKLSHIWLDAVMKSATRNGRIHMSTLYSLVCPGELVHYGKSVWCKLSAPKHQFILWMAVNQKLNTRDWLQACHIHLPSICCPVCGQGEETHSHLFFDCIFSRKVLLAVQTWLRGFSWPTKFREWIKWMAVPRDGWFSLLIHAACAAAVYHIWLNRNHCWLNQSCLPVYQIDHLIRYSIKARVLNLAGSRCTYREKQMLRFACNL
- the LOC133805722 gene encoding uncharacterized protein LOC133805722, which gives rise to MNDGFTMVKFRDEATRDLVLESGVVHFDRKPMVLRPWTTDVESLKSIKSVPIWIRLPDLGLQYWGVNCLSALVITIGKPIMIDKITQNRSMIKFARILVEMEIADTLPKFISYFNENGQIAEQMIEYEWLPTKCSNCKKVGHSVSSCKFVSQPVWRKKEGKQVEGNSEGVNKDQVEVEMAAGQLEDASDTVQIVSPGAGVPSSSSQPVEAQVTSIPVGDNWISPKTTRIKKQGVQVQVKQTKNKFSVLQEGQKPANLVPTQLNKVGLGAFLETKIRGIKLTEVMNAMFYGWEYYSSNIVEGRILESDQLLHCQVRIHNQKVFCITFVYGSNNLEMRRSLWMDLEHLSKPSNAWLVLGDFNATFSLNDRMGGRPITDKEMEDARHWLDLGLVEEMKTMGPFYTWSNNQEGGDRIFSKLDRVSANETWMDEHPLASVGVQWEFREVFLKNWNQPLSFPGRGLDHISWKLLRLKHTLKSFNWKIMGDVVSNYERSKLAYQQAHSICLADPSNREVSNNDRMAYLEFKRHEKLYASYISQKSKIDWLRFGDSNSSFFHSSLKKRKLANRVVSYVSADGKIVDDYDKVSAHFLNHFRNFLGSTSAASGNIDFQAIGQDSVLSSED